One segment of Deinococcus multiflagellatus DNA contains the following:
- the recQ gene encoding DNA helicase RecQ produces MSAASPATDPALNILKTVWGYDAFRGVQAEIVRTVAEGGNALVLMPTGGGKSLCYQVPSLLRPGVGIIVSPLIALMKDQVDTLRALGVRAAYLNSTLSPEGAREVEAALVAGELDLLYVAPERLLLPRTLDLLERAPVALFAVDEAHCVSQWGHDFRPEYQGLSVLPARFAHIPRLALTATADDRTRADILRVLDLHGAPQFISSFDRPNIQYRVAAKEGPKTQLLDFIRTEHAGDAGIVYCLSRKSVEETAQWLQAQGVDAVAYHAGLSPRERNHAQERFLNEEGLVVVATVAFGMGIDKPNVRFVAHLDLPKSMEGYYQETGRAGRDGLPGTAWMVYGLADVVNVRRMLAASDAPEEVKRVEAGKLDALLTFCETASCRREVLLAYFGETFHGPCGNCDTCLNPPQVRDMTREAQMALSAAIRTGNRFGAAHLTDVLLGRATEKVVGMGHHTLPTFGVGTAHDEKTWRGVLRQLVSLGYLAAGEYHGLSATGKARTLLKGETRLTLREDTLQPRTTKRERQRDRGGSRAPVAAADQPLFEALRAWRLSRARSLGVPPYVIFTDATLKAIAEFKPTSHALLGTVSGVGQRKLADYGDEVVQLVRDSLDGASPAPVSAPERGARENSAVLGILKGRPVAAPPLPSLPADPARTEPVAEALRELRKTLSRETGHSTFVVFPNATLQALAERQPRTLADLQDIPGFGPKRVDAYGEQVVAAVRDVLENG; encoded by the coding sequence ATGTCTGCCGCGTCTCCTGCCACCGATCCTGCCCTGAATATTCTCAAGACCGTCTGGGGCTACGACGCCTTTCGCGGCGTGCAGGCCGAGATCGTGCGTACGGTGGCAGAGGGCGGTAACGCCCTGGTCCTGATGCCCACGGGCGGCGGCAAAAGCCTGTGTTATCAGGTGCCCAGCCTGCTGCGCCCTGGGGTGGGCATCATCGTCTCGCCCCTGATTGCCCTGATGAAGGACCAGGTGGACACCCTGCGGGCCCTGGGCGTGCGCGCCGCTTACCTAAATTCCACCCTCTCCCCAGAGGGCGCGCGCGAGGTGGAAGCCGCCCTGGTGGCCGGCGAGTTGGACCTGCTGTACGTGGCCCCCGAGCGCCTGCTGCTACCCCGCACCCTGGACCTGCTGGAGCGCGCCCCGGTGGCCCTGTTTGCGGTGGACGAGGCCCACTGCGTCTCCCAGTGGGGCCACGACTTCCGCCCCGAGTACCAGGGCCTGAGTGTGCTGCCCGCGCGCTTTGCCCACATTCCGCGCCTCGCCCTGACCGCCACCGCCGACGACCGCACCCGCGCTGACATTCTGCGGGTGCTGGACCTGCACGGCGCGCCGCAGTTCATCTCCAGCTTCGACCGCCCCAACATCCAGTACCGCGTGGCGGCCAAGGAGGGCCCCAAAACCCAGCTGCTGGACTTTATCCGCACCGAGCACGCTGGGGACGCGGGTATCGTCTACTGCCTCTCGCGCAAATCGGTAGAAGAGACGGCGCAGTGGCTCCAGGCGCAGGGCGTGGACGCCGTGGCCTACCACGCGGGCCTCTCGCCGCGCGAGCGCAACCACGCCCAGGAACGCTTTCTGAACGAAGAGGGGCTGGTGGTGGTGGCCACCGTGGCTTTCGGCATGGGCATTGACAAGCCCAACGTGCGCTTTGTGGCCCACCTGGACCTGCCCAAGAGCATGGAAGGCTACTACCAGGAAACCGGCCGCGCCGGGCGCGACGGCCTGCCGGGCACCGCCTGGATGGTCTACGGGCTGGCGGACGTGGTGAACGTGCGGCGCATGCTGGCCGCCAGCGACGCCCCCGAAGAGGTCAAGCGCGTAGAGGCTGGCAAGCTGGACGCCCTGCTGACCTTCTGCGAAACGGCCTCTTGCCGCCGCGAGGTGCTGCTGGCCTACTTTGGCGAGACCTTCCATGGCCCCTGCGGCAACTGCGACACCTGTCTGAACCCGCCGCAGGTGCGCGACATGACCCGCGAGGCCCAGATGGCCCTGTCGGCGGCCATCCGCACTGGCAACCGCTTTGGCGCCGCCCACCTGACCGATGTGCTGCTGGGGCGCGCCACCGAGAAGGTGGTGGGCATGGGCCACCACACCCTGCCGACCTTTGGCGTGGGCACCGCCCACGATGAAAAGACGTGGCGCGGTGTGCTGCGCCAGCTGGTCAGCCTGGGGTATCTGGCGGCCGGGGAATACCACGGCCTGTCGGCCACCGGCAAGGCCCGCACGCTACTGAAAGGGGAGACCCGCCTGACCCTGCGCGAGGATACCCTGCAGCCCCGGACCACCAAACGCGAGCGCCAGCGTGACCGGGGTGGCAGCCGCGCCCCCGTGGCCGCCGCCGACCAGCCCCTCTTTGAAGCCCTGCGCGCGTGGCGCCTGTCGCGCGCCCGCAGCCTGGGTGTCCCCCCCTACGTGATTTTCACCGACGCCACCCTGAAGGCCATTGCCGAATTCAAGCCCACCAGCCACGCCCTGCTGGGCACCGTGAGCGGCGTGGGGCAGCGCAAACTGGCCGACTACGGCGACGAGGTGGTGCAACTCGTGCGCGATTCACTGGACGGCGCAAGCCCCGCCCCCGTCAGCGCCCCCGAGCGCGGCGCCCGCGAAAACAGTGCCGTGCTGGGCATCCTGAAAGGTCGCCCAGTGGCCGCTCCGCCCCTGCCCAGCCTGCCCGCCGACCCCGCCAGGACCGAGCCGGTGGCCGAAGCCCTGCGCGAGTTGCGCAAGACCCTCAGCCGCGAGACGGGCCACAGCACATTCGTGGTGTTTCCCAACGCCACCTTGCAGGCCCTGGCCGAGCGCCAGCCGCGCACCCTGGCCGATTTGCAGGACATCCCCGGCTTTGGCCCCAAGCGCGTGGACGCCTACGGCGAGCAGGTCGTGGCCGCGGTCCGGGATGTGCTGGAGAACGGGTAA
- a CDS encoding GNAT family N-acetyltransferase, with translation MRPAPEIRPATRADLPAITEIYNHAVRHTTASYDLEPVTLASRERWFDEKAAGSWPLWVAVRGAEVIAWATYGPFRAKPGYRFTAEHSVYVALQAQGSGVGHALMTTLIADAQQRGLHSLVGAVDADNAGSLAFHARLGFAPVAHFRQVGHKFGRWLDLVFVQRLLVPEG, from the coding sequence ATGCGCCCAGCCCCCGAGATCCGCCCCGCCACCCGGGCCGACCTGCCGGCCATCACCGAGATCTACAACCACGCGGTGCGGCACACCACCGCGTCCTATGACCTGGAGCCGGTCACGCTGGCGTCCCGCGAGCGGTGGTTTGACGAGAAGGCAGCGGGCAGCTGGCCCCTCTGGGTGGCCGTGCGCGGAGCAGAGGTCATCGCCTGGGCCACCTACGGCCCCTTTCGTGCCAAACCTGGCTACCGCTTCACCGCCGAGCATTCGGTCTATGTGGCCCTGCAGGCCCAGGGGAGCGGCGTGGGCCACGCCCTGATGACGACCCTGATCGCCGACGCCCAGCAGCGAGGCCTACACAGTCTGGTGGGGGCGGTGGACGCCGACAACGCTGGCAGTCTGGCCTTTCACGCGCGCCTGGGCTTTGCCCCAGTGGCCCACTTCCGGCAGGTAGGCCACAAGTTCGGCCGCTGGCTGGACCTGGTGTTTGTGCAGCGGCTGCTGGTGCCAGAGGGCTGA
- the typA gene encoding translational GTPase TypA, translating to MEYRNIAIIAHVDHGKTTLVDGLLKQTLKLGHGEEIAERAMDSNDLEKERGITILAKNTAVEYKGVKINIVDTPGHADFGGEVERVLGMVDGALVLVDAAEGPMPQTRFVLRKAIELGLKPIVVINKIDRNDARPEEVVNLTFDLMAELGANDDQLDFPILYAIARDGKAYKDLDKPQDDMHELFDMVLEHIPAPKVDLDAPFQMLVTNLDYSEYLGRIVLGRVQRGTVKKGEFVQLMHKDGTMTKTRVVQPFTHLGLRRIEVDSVGAGDIVALAGIEDAQIGETVADLADPEALPIITVDEPTVSMVFQPNTSPFAGKEGKYVTSRHLNDRLKREVMTNVSLKVEEIRPDEFKVSGRGELHLSILLETMRREGYEVQVGAPQVIIREIDGVKHEPVEHLVIDVPEQHASTVIGVLGARKGQMVNMEPQGSRVRVEFKIPSRALFGFRTQFLSMTQGEGIMSHIFDGYAPWAGDLKTRQNGSLVSMEDGVAFAYSIFKLQDRGSFFIDAGQDVYVGMIVGENAREQDMNVNVCKNKKLTNVRSAGADEALTLIPPKRLSLEDALEYIADDELVELTPQSIRLRKKILNPSFRK from the coding sequence ATGGAATACAGAAACATTGCAATCATCGCCCACGTTGACCACGGCAAGACCACCCTGGTGGACGGCCTGCTCAAGCAGACCCTGAAACTGGGCCACGGCGAGGAAATCGCCGAGCGCGCCATGGACTCCAACGACCTGGAAAAGGAACGCGGCATCACCATCCTGGCGAAGAACACGGCCGTGGAGTACAAGGGCGTCAAGATCAACATCGTGGACACGCCCGGCCACGCCGACTTCGGCGGGGAAGTGGAGCGCGTGCTGGGCATGGTGGACGGCGCCCTGGTGCTGGTGGACGCCGCCGAAGGCCCCATGCCCCAGACCCGTTTCGTGCTGCGCAAGGCCATTGAGCTGGGCCTGAAGCCCATCGTGGTCATCAACAAGATTGACCGCAATGACGCCCGCCCCGAAGAGGTCGTGAACCTCACCTTCGACCTGATGGCCGAACTGGGCGCCAACGACGACCAGCTGGATTTCCCGATCCTGTACGCCATTGCCCGTGACGGCAAGGCCTACAAGGACCTGGACAAGCCCCAGGACGACATGCACGAGCTGTTCGACATGGTGCTGGAGCACATCCCCGCCCCCAAGGTCGACCTGGATGCCCCCTTCCAGATGCTGGTCACCAACCTCGACTACTCCGAGTACCTGGGCCGCATCGTGCTGGGCCGGGTGCAGCGCGGCACCGTGAAGAAGGGCGAATTTGTGCAGCTGATGCACAAAGACGGCACCATGACCAAAACCCGCGTGGTGCAGCCCTTCACCCACCTGGGCCTGCGCCGCATTGAGGTGGACAGCGTGGGCGCCGGGGACATTGTGGCGCTGGCCGGCATTGAGGACGCGCAGATCGGGGAAACCGTGGCTGACCTCGCCGACCCCGAGGCCCTGCCCATCATCACCGTGGACGAGCCGACGGTGAGCATGGTGTTCCAGCCCAACACCAGCCCCTTTGCCGGCAAGGAAGGCAAGTACGTCACCAGCCGTCACCTGAACGACCGCCTAAAGCGCGAGGTCATGACCAACGTGTCGCTGAAGGTGGAAGAAATCCGCCCCGACGAGTTCAAGGTCTCCGGGCGCGGCGAGCTGCACCTCTCGATCCTGCTGGAAACCATGCGCCGCGAGGGTTACGAAGTGCAGGTGGGCGCCCCGCAGGTGATCATCCGCGAAATTGACGGCGTGAAGCACGAGCCCGTGGAGCACCTCGTCATTGACGTGCCCGAGCAGCACGCCAGCACCGTGATCGGCGTGCTGGGCGCCCGCAAGGGCCAGATGGTGAACATGGAGCCCCAGGGCAGCCGCGTGCGCGTGGAATTCAAGATTCCCAGCCGCGCCCTGTTCGGCTTCCGCACCCAGTTCCTGTCCATGACCCAGGGCGAAGGCATCATGAGCCACATCTTCGACGGCTACGCGCCCTGGGCCGGCGACCTCAAGACTCGCCAGAACGGCTCGCTGGTCAGCATGGAAGACGGTGTGGCCTTCGCCTACTCCATCTTCAAGCTGCAGGACCGGGGTTCGTTCTTCATTGACGCCGGCCAGGACGTGTACGTGGGCATGATCGTGGGTGAAAACGCCCGCGAGCAGGACATGAACGTGAACGTGTGCAAGAACAAGAAGCTCACGAACGTGCGCTCGGCCGGTGCCGACGAGGCCCTGACCCTGATTCCCCCCAAGCGCCTGAGCCTGGAAGACGCCCTGGAGTACATCGCCGACGATGAACTCGTCGAGCTGACCCCCCAGAGCATCCGCCTGCGCAAGAAGATCCTGAACCCCAGCTTCCGCAAGTAA
- a CDS encoding AI-2E family transporter, with the protein MSPTPSASSAQRAPSGPDDQPRVTVQVVNLLPVAFAVIGVLLALSFFGQVAPSLLAVTLALILATALNPVARFFERWMARGLAGTLTVLLVVAVLGGAAFLALPPAIAQLSTLGSSTVDLGALETRLNSWLRSQPGVDRMIPDDALQQLEGQLRQVGAQAMKALPSVVGLVLGGLFTAVVTLVMLVYALGNPVPLVNGVLGAVPPRWRTPAMYALAQILKHMGAWGRATLLVMLVTGSCTAAGFYLLGVDNWLVFGLLAALGELVPTIGPIVATIPPILFTLADDPQRALYVALFVLVFQQVSGFVLGPLVVGGAGNLHPLSVIVGVLLFGGVFGLVGAFLTVPFLIVIKAIYQHFYLREAPEIPDAVAMALISGRVEEQLEREEEAREQAVRAATQARDADLTRQVERGTVNLDQLEDALEDAPPAGRERP; encoded by the coding sequence ATGAGCCCCACACCTTCTGCTTCCTCTGCCCAGCGTGCGCCGTCTGGGCCGGATGACCAGCCGCGCGTGACCGTGCAGGTGGTCAACCTGCTGCCGGTGGCGTTCGCCGTCATTGGCGTCCTGCTGGCCCTGAGTTTTTTCGGGCAGGTGGCGCCGTCGCTGCTGGCCGTCACCCTGGCCCTGATCCTGGCGACCGCCCTGAACCCTGTGGCCCGTTTCTTTGAACGCTGGATGGCCCGGGGCCTGGCCGGCACCCTGACCGTGCTGCTGGTGGTGGCGGTGCTGGGCGGCGCCGCTTTTCTGGCCCTGCCGCCCGCCATTGCCCAGCTGAGCACCCTGGGCAGCAGCACTGTGGATCTGGGGGCCCTGGAAACGCGCCTGAACAGCTGGCTGCGCAGCCAGCCCGGCGTGGACCGCATGATTCCCGATGACGCCCTGCAGCAACTGGAAGGGCAGCTGCGCCAGGTGGGCGCCCAGGCCATGAAAGCCCTGCCCAGTGTGGTGGGCCTGGTGCTGGGGGGCCTGTTTACCGCTGTCGTCACGCTGGTGATGCTGGTGTATGCCCTGGGCAACCCGGTGCCGCTGGTCAACGGCGTGCTGGGGGCCGTCCCGCCGCGCTGGCGCACGCCCGCCATGTACGCCCTGGCCCAGATTCTCAAGCACATGGGCGCCTGGGGCCGCGCCACGCTGCTGGTCATGCTGGTCACGGGCAGTTGCACGGCGGCGGGCTTCTACCTGCTGGGCGTGGACAACTGGCTGGTGTTCGGCTTGCTGGCGGCGCTGGGCGAACTGGTGCCCACCATCGGGCCCATCGTGGCGACCATTCCGCCCATTCTGTTCACCCTGGCCGATGATCCGCAGCGGGCGCTGTACGTGGCCCTCTTTGTGCTGGTGTTCCAGCAGGTGTCTGGCTTTGTGCTGGGGCCGCTGGTGGTGGGCGGGGCCGGCAACCTGCATCCGCTGTCGGTCATCGTGGGGGTGCTGCTGTTTGGCGGCGTCTTCGGACTGGTGGGCGCTTTCCTGACCGTGCCGTTCCTGATCGTGATCAAGGCGATCTACCAGCACTTCTACCTGCGCGAAGCCCCCGAGATCCCCGACGCCGTGGCGATGGCCCTGATTTCCGGCCGCGTGGAAGAGCAGCTGGAGCGGGAAGAAGAAGCCCGTGAGCAGGCCGTGCGCGCCGCCACCCAGGCGCGTGACGCCGACCTGACACGACAGGTGGAACGTGGCACCGTGAATCTGGATCAGCTGGAAGACGCCCTGGAAGACGCGCCCCCCGCTGGGCGCGAGCGGCCCTGA
- a CDS encoding methylmalonyl-CoA mutase family protein, producing MKSKNEWMQSVYGPATQKFPERKYNFKNLSDMDPEPIYTADDLKDWDAERDLGYPGEFPYTRGVQPSVYRGKLWTMRMFAGFGSAEQTNERFHALLKAGQTGLSTAFDLPTLMGYDSDHPFSKGEVGKCGVAVSSLADMEILFRGIDPTAVTTSMTINSPANAIWAMYIANAQKQGKDLGQVGGTIQNDILKEFIAQKEFIYPPAPSVKLVIDTFEWGPRVVPKWNFISVSGYHIREAGATGVQELAFTLADGFHYVEKALERGLNIDEFAPRISFFWDIHNDFFEEIAKLRAARRIWARQMRDRYGAKNPRSWMLRTHSQTAGVSLPAQQPLNNIARVAIQALAAVLGGTQSLHTDSFDEALALPTEEAATIALRTQQIIAYETGVAGVVDPLAGSYYVEKLTNDVEAAAMGYIEQIRMMGGVEAGIESGFFQMEMAEAAYRYQLEVERGERVIVGVNDFVQDAVEVPIQLIDPEVERVQEARLAQVRRERDPVRVEAALAALRDTAVTGANSMPAFLECAHAYCTLGEQMDVLKTVYGEYVEPAVV from the coding sequence ATGAAAAGCAAGAACGAGTGGATGCAGAGCGTGTACGGCCCGGCCACCCAGAAATTCCCGGAGCGCAAGTACAACTTTAAAAACCTGTCCGACATGGACCCCGAGCCGATTTACACGGCCGACGACCTGAAAGACTGGGACGCGGAGCGCGACCTGGGTTACCCCGGCGAATTCCCCTACACGCGCGGCGTGCAGCCCAGCGTGTACCGGGGCAAGCTGTGGACCATGCGCATGTTCGCGGGCTTCGGCAGCGCCGAACAGACGAACGAGCGCTTTCACGCGCTGCTGAAAGCCGGCCAGACGGGCCTGAGCACCGCCTTTGACCTGCCCACGCTGATGGGCTACGACTCCGACCACCCCTTCTCCAAGGGCGAGGTGGGCAAGTGCGGCGTGGCGGTGAGCAGCCTTGCGGACATGGAAATTCTGTTCCGGGGGATTGATCCCACAGCCGTGACCACCTCCATGACCATCAACTCCCCGGCCAATGCCATCTGGGCCATGTACATTGCCAACGCGCAGAAGCAGGGCAAGGATCTGGGGCAGGTGGGCGGCACCATTCAGAACGACATTCTCAAAGAGTTCATTGCCCAGAAAGAGTTCATTTACCCCCCTGCGCCCAGCGTGAAGCTGGTCATTGACACCTTCGAGTGGGGCCCCAGGGTGGTACCCAAGTGGAACTTCATCTCGGTCAGCGGGTATCACATCCGCGAGGCGGGGGCCACGGGCGTGCAGGAGCTGGCCTTTACCCTGGCCGACGGCTTTCACTACGTGGAAAAGGCGCTCGAACGCGGGCTGAACATTGACGAGTTCGCGCCGCGTATCAGCTTCTTCTGGGACATTCACAACGACTTCTTCGAGGAAATTGCCAAGCTGCGCGCCGCCCGGCGGATCTGGGCGCGGCAGATGCGCGACCGCTACGGCGCGAAGAACCCCCGGTCGTGGATGCTGCGCACGCACTCGCAGACGGCTGGGGTGTCCCTGCCCGCGCAGCAGCCGCTGAACAACATTGCGCGCGTGGCGATTCAGGCGCTGGCCGCCGTGCTGGGCGGCACCCAGAGCCTGCACACCGATTCCTTTGACGAAGCGCTGGCCCTGCCCACGGAAGAGGCGGCCACCATCGCCCTGCGCACGCAGCAGATCATCGCCTATGAAACCGGCGTGGCCGGCGTGGTGGACCCGCTGGCGGGCAGCTACTACGTGGAAAAGCTGACGAACGACGTTGAGGCCGCCGCGATGGGCTACATCGAGCAGATTCGCATGATGGGCGGCGTGGAAGCGGGCATTGAGAGCGGCTTTTTCCAGATGGAAATGGCGGAAGCCGCCTACCGCTACCAGCTGGAAGTGGAGCGCGGGGAGCGCGTCATCGTGGGCGTGAACGACTTCGTGCAGGACGCGGTGGAAGTGCCCATTCAGCTGATTGACCCGGAAGTGGAGCGCGTGCAGGAAGCCCGCCTGGCCCAGGTGCGCCGCGAGCGTGACCCCGTGCGGGTTGAAGCGGCCCTGGCTGCGCTGCGCGACACCGCTGTGACGGGTGCGAACTCCATGCCCGCCTTCCTGGAATGCGCCCACGCCTACTGCACACTGGGCGAGCAGATGGATGTGCTGAAGACAGTGTACGGGGAGTACGTGGAGCCTGCGGTGGTGTAA
- a CDS encoding YncE family protein: MIRRFWTVLAFSVASLPLAAAVSLSPRSLLTVPGAAPLALAPVPGGVVACLGERLLLLGPGGEVRRSLPVGAPCAGLSVSPGGAYALTRTGTQVSVWRLGDGVRLARLDTPGVTGAGFSGPQDLLIGSAQGIERVSLASLARSAPAGEAVGALVTAPDGLRAVVTRAGRVQLLDTATLGVQSAMTCAAPCTLGPVTFSADGRSVAVQAGGELYALRAGYPASVVVRRAEAGGAALSGLPRRDGSVLVLRAGQLEVRDLQTGHREQVRPLSGLQPAPVALTPAERVLSVQGGVLQDSAADLSAPRALLTLPAALTGGGLDPATGEPLTLLPGGALTGGPRALAQNVFAVQTMNRFTWLLTADGSGGLALRTLSGGRQGTAAGLRTATRLSVNHWGNHAAVWDDARLVVVAQKTGKAVASLAVPGAARVTVSPDATRAYVFPRTGDPAVVLTANAKRFALPVLAGARYADVQISGQGQFAYVKAGGGLDLYRPGQRSPFAALPTASDREGAVRYSPDSRLLAAVTRADDGWHLSLLDTDTGRVTAAGPVLADHPAFLAWSPDSRRLTVGAGLGTAVNNVTVFDVQ, encoded by the coding sequence GTGATCCGGCGTTTCTGGACTGTCCTGGCCTTCTCGGTGGCCTCCCTGCCCCTGGCCGCTGCGGTTTCGCTCTCGCCCCGGAGCCTGCTGACGGTTCCCGGCGCTGCGCCGCTGGCCCTGGCCCCGGTGCCCGGCGGCGTGGTGGCCTGCCTGGGCGAGCGCCTGCTGCTGCTGGGCCCCGGCGGCGAGGTGCGCCGCAGCCTGCCTGTGGGCGCCCCCTGCGCCGGCCTGAGTGTCAGCCCCGGCGGAGCCTACGCCCTCACGCGCACCGGCACCCAGGTCAGTGTGTGGCGCCTGGGCGACGGCGTGCGCTTGGCCCGGCTGGACACGCCCGGCGTGACCGGCGCCGGCTTCAGCGGGCCCCAGGACCTCCTGATTGGCAGCGCGCAGGGCATTGAACGTGTCTCGCTGGCCAGCCTGGCCCGCTCGGCGCCCGCTGGTGAAGCGGTGGGCGCCCTGGTCACGGCCCCCGACGGCCTGCGCGCCGTGGTCACCCGCGCCGGGCGTGTGCAACTGCTGGACACCGCCACACTGGGCGTGCAGAGCGCCATGACCTGCGCGGCCCCCTGCACCCTGGGCCCCGTCACCTTCAGCGCCGATGGCCGCTCGGTCGCTGTGCAGGCTGGCGGCGAGCTGTATGCCCTGCGGGCGGGCTACCCGGCCTCGGTGGTGGTGCGCCGCGCCGAAGCCGGGGGCGCGGCCCTCTCTGGCCTGCCCCGCCGCGACGGCAGCGTGCTGGTGCTGCGTGCCGGGCAGCTGGAGGTGCGCGACCTGCAGACCGGCCACCGCGAACAGGTGCGCCCGCTATCGGGCCTGCAGCCGGCCCCCGTGGCCCTCACGCCCGCCGAACGGGTGCTGAGCGTGCAGGGCGGCGTGCTGCAGGACAGTGCCGCTGATCTGAGCGCCCCCCGCGCCCTCCTGACCCTGCCGGCGGCCCTCACCGGCGGCGGCCTGGACCCCGCCACCGGCGAGCCCCTGACCCTGCTGCCCGGCGGCGCCCTGACAGGCGGCCCCCGCGCCCTGGCCCAGAACGTGTTCGCCGTGCAGACCATGAACCGCTTCACCTGGCTGCTGACCGCCGACGGCAGCGGCGGCCTGGCCCTCAGGACCCTGAGCGGCGGGCGCCAGGGGACGGCCGCCGGCCTGCGCACCGCCACCCGCCTGAGCGTGAACCACTGGGGCAACCACGCCGCTGTCTGGGACGACGCGCGGCTGGTGGTCGTGGCCCAGAAGACCGGCAAGGCCGTGGCCTCGCTGGCCGTCCCGGGCGCCGCCCGCGTGACGGTGTCGCCGGACGCCACCCGCGCCTATGTGTTTCCGCGCACTGGCGACCCGGCGGTGGTCCTGACCGCCAACGCCAAACGCTTTGCCCTGCCCGTGCTGGCCGGCGCGCGCTATGCGGACGTGCAGATCAGCGGCCAGGGCCAGTTTGCCTACGTGAAGGCGGGCGGCGGCCTGGATCTGTACCGCCCCGGCCAGCGCTCGCCCTTCGCCGCCCTGCCCACCGCCAGCGACCGCGAAGGCGCTGTGCGCTACAGCCCCGACAGCCGCCTGCTGGCCGCCGTCACCCGCGCTGACGACGGCTGGCACCTGAGCCTGCTGGACACTGACACCGGCCGCGTGACCGCTGCAGGGCCCGTCCTGGCCGACCACCCTGCCTTCCTGGCCTGGAGCCCGGACAGCCGCCGCCTGACGGTGGGGGCGGGGCTGGGGACAGCGGTGAACAATGTGACGGTGTTTGATGTGCAATAG
- the glgC gene encoding glucose-1-phosphate adenylyltransferase — MKPRVLGMILAGGQGSRLAPLTQKRSKPAVPFGSKYRIIDFAINNFINSGVFSIYVLTQYKAQSLTEHIQRGWRFGTFLSDYFITLVPAQMYRIEELGPVWYRGTADAVYQNMHLIDNYEADYVAIFSGDHIYKMNVEHMLQKHMETRADVTIAAYPMPQAQAHQFGVMHVDSNWRVTQFLEKPKDPPSIPGQEGTSLTSMGNYIFSRRALDELLETNMGEGESGFDFGGDVIPRALSDGYTVMAYDFHRNPIPGQGGPNTYWRDVGTLDAYYEANMDLVSVNPEFDFYNPQWPLRTSSEFSPPAKFVHESDGRKGQAFNSIMAGGVIISGGTVRDSVLGRNVRTHSYSLVESCVLFDEVEVGRHAHLRRVIVDKNVVVPPGAKIGLNPEEDRARGFTVTDSGVTVVPKSYTF; from the coding sequence ATGAAACCAAGGGTTCTCGGCATGATTCTGGCAGGGGGGCAGGGGTCCAGGCTGGCCCCGCTGACCCAGAAGCGCAGCAAACCAGCCGTGCCATTCGGCAGCAAGTACCGGATCATCGACTTCGCCATCAACAACTTCATCAACTCGGGCGTGTTCTCGATCTACGTGCTTACCCAGTACAAGGCCCAGAGCCTCACCGAACACATCCAGCGCGGCTGGCGCTTCGGCACCTTCCTCAGCGACTACTTCATCACGCTGGTGCCCGCGCAGATGTACCGCATTGAGGAACTGGGGCCGGTGTGGTACCGGGGCACCGCCGACGCCGTGTACCAGAACATGCACCTCATTGACAACTACGAGGCCGATTACGTGGCCATTTTCAGCGGCGACCACATCTACAAGATGAACGTGGAGCACATGCTGCAAAAGCACATGGAGACCCGCGCGGACGTGACCATCGCCGCCTACCCCATGCCGCAGGCGCAGGCGCACCAGTTCGGCGTGATGCATGTGGACAGCAACTGGCGCGTGACCCAGTTTCTGGAAAAGCCCAAAGACCCCCCCAGCATCCCGGGCCAGGAGGGCACCAGCCTGACCAGCATGGGCAACTACATCTTCTCGCGCCGCGCGCTGGACGAGCTGCTGGAAACCAACATGGGCGAGGGCGAATCCGGCTTTGACTTCGGCGGCGACGTGATTCCCCGCGCGCTGTCTGACGGCTACACCGTCATGGCCTACGACTTTCACCGCAACCCCATTCCCGGCCAGGGCGGCCCCAACACCTACTGGCGCGACGTGGGGACCCTGGACGCCTACTACGAGGCCAACATGGACCTCGTGAGCGTGAACCCGGAATTTGACTTCTACAACCCGCAGTGGCCGCTGCGCACCAGCAGCGAATTCTCGCCGCCGGCCAAGTTCGTGCACGAGTCGGACGGCCGCAAGGGACAGGCGTTCAACTCCATCATGGCCGGCGGCGTGATCATCAGCGGCGGCACCGTGCGCGACAGTGTGCTGGGCCGCAACGTGCGCACCCACTCGTACTCGCTGGTGGAAAGCTGTGTGCTCTTCGATGAGGTCGAGGTGGGCCGCCACGCCCACCTGCGCCGCGTGATCGTGGACAAGAACGTGGTGGTGCCCCCGGGCGCCAAAATTGGCCTGAACCCAGAAGAGGACCGCGCCCGTGGCTTTACCGTGACCGACAGCGGCGTGACCGTCGTGCCCAAGAGTTACACCTTCTGA